A region of the Peredibacter starrii genome:
ACCTTACTGCGTCAGCAGTTCTTTCTGGTAACCGTAACTTTGAAGGCCGTGTATCTCCAGACGTTAAAGCCAACTACCTTGCTTCACCTCCGCTAGTTGTTGCTTACGCAATCGCTGGTAACGTGAAACTTGATCTTACTAAAGATCCAATCGGTAAAGGTTCTAACGGTAAAGATGTTTACCTAAAAGACATCTGGCCTACTTCACAGGAAATCTTCGAAGCTTCGAAGGCAATTACTCCTGCGATGTTCAAATCTCGTTACTCTGACGTGTTCAAAGGTGATGAGTTCTGGCAGAAGGTTCCAGTATCTGAAGGCGAAACTTACGCTTGGGATTCTGCTTCGACTTACATCAATAACCCTCCATACTTCAAAGGTATGAAGAAAGATCCAGAAGCGATCAAAGATATCGTTGGTGCAAATGTTCTTGGTTTATTCGGTGATTCAATCACGACTGACCACATTTCTCCTGCTGGTTCATTCAAGCCTGAAACTCCGGCCGGTTCATACCTGGTTGGCCGTGGTGTAAAACCAGCGGACTTCAACCAATATGGTGCTCGTCGTGGTCACGATGAAGTTATGACTCGTGGAACATTCGCTAACATCCGTCTTAAAAACGAGATGGTAAAATCTGGTAAAGAGGGTGGATTCACAACATACATCCCAACTGGTGAAGAAACGACCATCTATGATGCTTCAATGAAGTATCAAGCAGCTGGTAAACCACTCGTGGTTCTTGCTGGTAAAGAATACGGTACAGGTTCATCTCGTGACTGGGCAGCGAAAGGTACTCGTCTACTAGGTATTAAAGCTGTTATCACTGAGAGCTTCGAGCGTATTCACCGTTCTAACCTTATTGGTATGGGTGTAATTCCTCTTCAATTCACTGGTGGTGCTACTCGTAAATCACTTAACCTTGATGGTTCTGAAGAAATCACAATCCACGGTCTGGCCGATATGAAACCTAAAGCTCAACTGAACGCTGAAATTAAGCGTAAAGATGGCTCGGTTGAAAAAGTGGTTTTCCACTCTCGTATCGATACGGCCAACGAACTTGAGTACTACAAAAACTCAGGTATCCTTCACTACGTTCTAAGAAAGCTAAATGCTTAATTGAGAATAGGGGGCCGTTCTGGCCCCCTATTTCTTGTCAACACACTCCTAAGCGTTAATAATAGATGAGTTAAGTCGTTTATCCACTGTCACCAAAGGACAAGTATGGGTAGTCATGCACTCTATTCATTAAAAAATTCTCGTGTACTTATAACCGGCGCTTCCTCAGGGATTGGCCGTGCTATGGCGTTTTCTATGGCCATGCGTGGTGCTCATCTCTTTCTTCTTGCCCGTCGTGAAGAAAAACTTTTAGAAGTGAAGTCCGAAATTCAAACAGAGTTTCCGAATGTGAAAGTTGATGTCATTGCTTGTGATGTAAATGATTCACACGCTGTGGAACTCATCAAAAAGATCACGGAAGAAAAAGTCGATGTTCTGGTAAACAATGCTGGGCTTGCTCTTGGCCGCGAAAAACTTGAACTCTCGCAGCTCACGGATATGGAGCAGATGATCAGCACCAATATCACGGCAAACTTCAAACTTGTTCACCTGACACTTCCTTGGATGTTAAAAGCAGGGAAGGGAGACATTATTAATTTGTGTTCTGTGGCCGGACATTACACCTATCAGGGTGGGGCGGTTTATTGTGCCACAAAACATGCAGTAAATGCTTTCACCCGTGTTGTTCGTGAAGAAACGGCCGGGAAAAATATTCGTGTTATGCAGATTTCACCCGGAATGGTGAACACGGAATTTAGTAAAGTTCGCTTTAAAGGTGATCAGAAAACTGCCGACTCAGTCTATGCCGGGATGGTTCCTCTTGAGGCGGATGATATCGCTCGCATGATGACATTCATGCTCGAGCAACCTCGTCACGTCGTGATTGATGAAATTATTACGATGCCGACGGACCAGGGAAGTCCCACTACAGTGGTAAGGAAGCACTCGTGAAAGTTATTGATGCTATTACCGTTACTTCAACGGATGTAAAACGCCAGCAGATTCAGTTTGATGAAACGACTGGATTGATTGTGGCAGTAGGGGACTTGAACCTTACACCTGATTATAGTTTTGGAAATGATTGTTACTTATTCGCAGGAATGGGGGACGTACATATTCATGCCCGTGAGGATGTCTCGGGCAAAAATAATTATAAAGAAGATTTCACCAGCGCTCGTGCTGCCCTTCACAACGGAGGACTTTGTCACGCGGGCGATATGCCGAATAACCCAGTTCCACCTGTGGATGATAAAAGTTATGAAGCAAAAGTTAAACTCGCTGAAAAGGTCGACGGAGAAATCTGGGCCTATGCGGGAATAGGCCCGGAAACAAAACCTCTAAGCTACCCTGTTCCTTATAAGGTCTACATGGGTCCATCGATTGGAGAGTTGTTCTTTAAAGATCTTCCAACTCTGGAACACACGCTTGAGAATTATCGCGGCGAATGTGTAAGTTTTCACTGTGAAGATCCGCTTATTCTTGAGGCCCACAAAAGTGCCACTCATCACCATGATCGACGTCCGGTGGAGGCAGAAGTTATCGCCACAAAAGACGCTCTCATGATGATTCAAAAATTTAATCTTAAAGGGAAACTCTGCCACTATAGTTCTGGTGAAGGTCTTCGTCTTATTCGTGAAGCTCGTACACAAGGTGTGGAAGTTCAGATTGAAGTGACTCCACAGCACTTGTTCTATGATATCGAACACATTCTTGAAAAAGATCTTAAGGTCTTTCAGATGAATCCACCGATTCGTCATGAATATGATCGTTCCGCACTTCTGATGGCCCTTAAAAATGGCGAGATTGATTTTCTTGCCACTGATCATGCTCCTCATACCCATGAGGAAAAAGAAAAAGGCACATCTGGATTAACTGGTCTGGATACGTTTGGACCCTTCGTGACCTGGCTGATTAATGACCAGGGCCTCGATCCAAAACTTATTGCTAAAGTGGCGGCAGAAAATCCTGGAGACTTCTATAATCAGTTCCTGCCAAGCTGGCAGAAAATTTCTAAAGCATTCACTGGCATGGGTAATGGTCTTGGATATTTAAAACCTGGTTTCAGAGCTAACTTTTCGATTCTCAATATGAAGCGTCCACTGACAGTGGCAGCTGACAATCTAAAAACGAAAGTTGGCCACTCGCCATTTATGGGTGTGACTTTTCCTGGTTCTGTAGAAGCTCTCTTTATCGGGGGTAAAAAGGTATGAAAATGATCGTTGGAACCCTGGTTGTTTTTGCTTTTCTCTTTGTGGGCATCATCGCCTGGAGTGCCTATCCATGGAGCATTGGTGAATCAACCGCCGAGTTTGAAGTTCATCATATTGATCCGGAAGTCATGGTTGATATGGAAGATCGTCCTTCAGTGGTAAAAGTTCTTACCTGGAACATTGGGTATCTTTATGGCCAGGGTTCTGAAGGTCCGGGCTATGAGCACCGTGGGAAAGAATATTACGAAGAAAAATTAAAAGAATTTGCTCAGCAAATTAAAGACTGGAATCCGGACGTCATCTGTCTTCAGGAAGTGGACTTTGAATCTTCTCGTTCAGGGGATTTGAATCAGGCCCAGTATCTGGCTGCGAAGGCGGGATATCCCTATGTGGCAGAGGCCGTGTCTTGGGACGCCAATTACATTCCATTTCCTTACTGGCCATTGAAAAACAATTTTGGCCGTGTGAAATCCGGGGGAGCGATCCTTAGTAAATACCCTTTAAAAAACCACTCAGTCACCCTACTTGAAAAACCTCAGTCTCAGCCTTGGTGGTATAACCTTTTCTATCTACATCGCTATTTCCAGACTGTGACGATTGAATTGGATGAAAAAGAATACAAAATCGTAAACCTTCATCTTGAGGCCTTTGATAAGATTGACCGCTTAAAGCAAGTTGGGCAGCTCGTGGATAAAGTGAAGCGTGAGGGAATTGATTTTGTGGCCGGGGACTTTAACATGCTTCCAGCAAGTGCCACGAAACGCTCAAAATTCTACAATGAAGACGATTATGAGAACGATGCGAGCTATGAAGGGATGCAGGTCTCGAAGCTTTCTGAGGTCGTTCCTGATGATATTTACGCGAAAGACGAGAAGACTTATTTCACGTTTCCGGCCTGGGCACCAGATCGTCGACTTGATTATATCTTCTATAAACCGGGCCTTAAAATGATGAGGGCCGAAGTTTTAAGTTCGGCCCTCTCGGATCATTTGCCCCTTAGGGCCACATTTCAAATTGGTTCACCAAAGTTTAATCCATATTCACAATAATTTTTTGACCAGGGTAGATTGAGCGCTGCTTGAGAGAGTTGATCTTTACAAGCGCCTCGATCGGCTGGTTAAACTCACGAGCAACCTTCGTCAGGTGATCGCCTTTTCTTACTGTATAGATACCTTTCTGAGTACCTGGAAGAACGATTTTTTGTCCTACCTGAATCTGACCACGCTTTAGATTGTTGGCCGTTTTAATTTTTGAAACATTTAGATCAAACAAACGGGCAAGGTCTGTCAGATTATCACCACGCTTAACTTTATAAACGATTGGCCTGTTAGTAACTTTAACTTTTGGAGTTTGGGCCACAGTACGAGTTGCAACTTTTTGCTCATCTCTTTCCTCAAGCTTCAGTCGTTGACCGATTTTTACTCTTGTTCTCCAAGATTTGAAATCATTGGCCATCGCCAGTTCTCTTGGCGTCATGTTGTACTTACGGGCAATTGATACAAGAGTTTCGCCACGACGAACATGGTGAAGTTTAGGTTTTACTTCTGTTTCAACTTTAGCTTCTTTTTCAACATGGGCCGTGCGGCGGTTTAGATCACGACGAGATTCAGGTTTTGAAAATTTTGCCACTTCAACTGGAGCTGCGATTTCATCCAGGCGGTAGCTGTACTTAGATTTTGGCACGCGAAGGTAGTAAGTACCTGCGAAGTGTCTTGGAGTTGAAGTACGACGAAGTTCAGGGTTAAGTTTCTTTAAAAGAGCAACGTCGATATTCATACGACGAGCAACTGAAACAAGAGAGATGTTCTTCTTAACTGGTTTAAGCTCAGTTAGATCAAAAAGACGGTGTTTTTTCTTAGGGATGACGAAACCGTATTTTTCAGCGTTATTTACTACGTGCATGGCCGCAAGAACTTTTGGAACGTAGTTAATTGTTTCAGAAGGAAGATGTTTGTTACGAGAAAGCTCATAGAAGTCACGTGTTCCGTGCTTCATAATTCGGCGGATGATTCCGTATTCACCAGCATTGTAGCCAGCAAGAGCAAGTTCCCATGAAGATAGAACGTTATGCATGTCTTTAAAGTACATTGCTGCGGCCTTTGTAGACTTGAATAGATCTTGTCTTTCATCAATTTCAGACGTGATTTTTAGACCATAACGAGCACCTGTGCCACGGATGAATTGCCAAGGACCCACTGCCGAAGCATGAGAGCGAGCGCCTAGGTAATAACCAGATTCAATAAGGCCAACGAAATAAAGTTCTTTCGGAAGACCGTGGGCCTCAAAGATCGCCTCAATGTGATGACGATATTCTTCACCGTTATTGATAAAAC
Encoded here:
- a CDS encoding SDR family NAD(P)-dependent oxidoreductase: MGSHALYSLKNSRVLITGASSGIGRAMAFSMAMRGAHLFLLARREEKLLEVKSEIQTEFPNVKVDVIACDVNDSHAVELIKKITEEKVDVLVNNAGLALGREKLELSQLTDMEQMISTNITANFKLVHLTLPWMLKAGKGDIINLCSVAGHYTYQGGAVYCATKHAVNAFTRVVREETAGKNIRVMQISPGMVNTEFSKVRFKGDQKTADSVYAGMVPLEADDIARMMTFMLEQPRHVVIDEIITMPTDQGSPTTVVRKHS
- a CDS encoding amidohydrolase family protein; this encodes MKVIDAITVTSTDVKRQQIQFDETTGLIVAVGDLNLTPDYSFGNDCYLFAGMGDVHIHAREDVSGKNNYKEDFTSARAALHNGGLCHAGDMPNNPVPPVDDKSYEAKVKLAEKVDGEIWAYAGIGPETKPLSYPVPYKVYMGPSIGELFFKDLPTLEHTLENYRGECVSFHCEDPLILEAHKSATHHHDRRPVEAEVIATKDALMMIQKFNLKGKLCHYSSGEGLRLIREARTQGVEVQIEVTPQHLFYDIEHILEKDLKVFQMNPPIRHEYDRSALLMALKNGEIDFLATDHAPHTHEEKEKGTSGLTGLDTFGPFVTWLINDQGLDPKLIAKVAAENPGDFYNQFLPSWQKISKAFTGMGNGLGYLKPGFRANFSILNMKRPLTVAADNLKTKVGHSPFMGVTFPGSVEALFIGGKKV
- a CDS encoding endonuclease/exonuclease/phosphatase family protein, with product MKMIVGTLVVFAFLFVGIIAWSAYPWSIGESTAEFEVHHIDPEVMVDMEDRPSVVKVLTWNIGYLYGQGSEGPGYEHRGKEYYEEKLKEFAQQIKDWNPDVICLQEVDFESSRSGDLNQAQYLAAKAGYPYVAEAVSWDANYIPFPYWPLKNNFGRVKSGGAILSKYPLKNHSVTLLEKPQSQPWWYNLFYLHRYFQTVTIELDEKEYKIVNLHLEAFDKIDRLKQVGQLVDKVKREGIDFVAGDFNMLPASATKRSKFYNEDDYENDASYEGMQVSKLSEVVPDDIYAKDEKTYFTFPAWAPDRRLDYIFYKPGLKMMRAEVLSSALSDHLPLRATFQIGSPKFNPYSQ
- a CDS encoding lytic transglycosylase domain-containing protein; the encoded protein is MKKISVLSTLTLSSMLLMSCSQMKKTPSREMSSLMETVQIEDDEVFEKAQQNGEYTHEMAEADADDDSIKTTVGDAEIDKELPDSENNEVPYARNFLAKKNTKRMQFWVDYFTKQNRDRMQRFINNGEEYRHHIEAIFEAHGLPKELYFVGLIESGYYLGARSHASAVGPWQFIRGTGARYGLKITSEIDERQDLFKSTKAAAMYFKDMHNVLSSWELALAGYNAGEYGIIRRIMKHGTRDFYELSRNKHLPSETINYVPKVLAAMHVVNNAEKYGFVIPKKKHRLFDLTELKPVKKNISLVSVARRMNIDVALLKKLNPELRRTSTPRHFAGTYYLRVPKSKYSYRLDEIAAPVEVAKFSKPESRRDLNRRTAHVEKEAKVETEVKPKLHHVRRGETLVSIARKYNMTPRELAMANDFKSWRTRVKIGQRLKLEERDEQKVATRTVAQTPKVKVTNRPIVYKVKRGDNLTDLARLFDLNVSKIKTANNLKRGQIQVGQKIVLPGTQKGIYTVRKGDHLTKVAREFNQPIEALVKINSLKQRSIYPGQKIIVNMD